A stretch of Haemorhous mexicanus isolate bHaeMex1 chromosome 32, bHaeMex1.pri, whole genome shotgun sequence DNA encodes these proteins:
- the LOC132340580 gene encoding zinc finger protein 436-like, with amino-acid sequence MKEEAARKRKMLQDSQAGYELKTEIKEEKSPWQNIAEEAILSTFTAQEANGEEKPQRSHTRRGCKPSPGCSKEDRDPLCQEGGQSSELVKKTQVGDKSHKCLECGKSFSRSFHLLRHQMIHTGERPYECLECGKSFSRSSCLIRHQVIHTGERPYQCKECGKSFNDRSNLLTHQRLHSRERPFECGECGKSFSISSDLIQHQKVHSGERPYECSECGKRFRTSSHLLLHQRIHTDERPFRCPDCRKGFKRNSHLTLHRRIHTRERPYECPECGKSFSSSSGLTQHQQSHL; translated from the exons ATGAAGGAGGAGGCtgcaaggaagaggaagatgctCCAGGACAGCCAAGCAG gcTATGAGCTGAAGACAGAGATCAAGGAGGAGAAATCCCCCTGGCAGAACATTGCGGAAGAGGCCATTTTGAGCACCTTCACAGCACAGGAAGCCAATGGGGAAGAGAAGCCCCAGAGATCCcacaccaggaggggctgcaaacccagcccagggtgctccaaggaGGACAGAGACCCCCTGTGCCAGGAAGGCggccagagctcagagctggtgaagAAGACTCAGGTGGGGGACAAGTCCCACAAatgcttggaatgtgggaagagcttcagccggaGCTTCCACCTCCTCCGCCACCAGATGATTCACACAGGGGAACGCCCCTATGAATGcctggaatgtgggaagagcttcagccggaGCTCCTGTTTGATCCGCCATCAGGTAATTCACACAGGGGAACGGCCCTACCAGTGCAAGGAATGTGGGAAAAGCTTCAATGACCGCTCCAACCTCCTCACCCACCAGCGCCTGCACTCCAGGGAACGGCCCTttgagtgtggggagtgtgggaagagcttcagcatCAGCTCTGACCTGATCCAGCACCAGAAGGTCCACAGTGGAGAACGGCCCTATGAGTGTTCCGAGTGTGGGAAGAGATTTCGGAccagctcccatctcctcctgcatCAGCGGATTCACACGGATGAGcggcccttccgctgccccgactGCAGGAAGGGCTTCAAACGTAACTCCCACCTCACCCTGCACCGGCGCATCCACAccagggagaggccctacgagtgtcctgagtgtgggaagagcttctccagcagctctggcttgACCCAACACCAACAGTCCCACTTgtaa